The genomic interval AAAAGCTCCACCAGGCGCTTGTTCACCAGGCCGCAGTAGACCATCTCAAAGATCTCCAGGGTCCTGCGGTCGGTGAGGCGGCTCACCTGCCCCCCGGGATGGGTGAGGAACCGGGGCGGGTGGCCCAGGGCCTCCGCCACCTTGTTGGTCTCGGCGCTTCCCCCGTGGACCAAAAGAAGCCTCACCCCCTCCTTCCACAAGGAGGCGGCATCCCTGGCCACCGCCTCGTAGTTGATGCCTTCAGCACCCCCCACCTTGACCACGATCACGGCAACCCTCCTGGCGCCTACGGGTGCAACCCCGGGAAGTCCAGGCCCAGGGTCTCGGGCCAGCCCATGCGGATGTTGAGGGCCTGCAGGGCATGCCCAGCGGTGCCCTTCACCAGGTTGTCGATGGCGGTCATCACCACCAGCCTCCCCGTGTCCTCTTCCAGCTCAAAGCCGATGTCCGCGTAGTTGGTGCCCTGGACGAAGCGGGGGTCGGGGTAGCGATGGATGCCCTTTTTCTGCTTGACGATGCGGACGAAAGGCTCGCCCCCATAGGCTTCCCGGTACGCCTGCCAGACATCCCGCTCGCTCCAGCCGTCCTGCAAAAAGGCCTGGGCGGTCATGAGGATGCCCCGCACCCGGTCGGTGGCGATGGCGGTGAGGTGCACCTCGGGCTTTCCCGGGAGGTTTTCCACCACCTCCGCGGTGTGGCGGTGGCCCGTGGGCTTGTAGACCCTAATGGAGCCGGCCCGCTCGGGATGGTGGCTGGCAGGGCTCGGCTCGGCCCCCGCCGCGGAGGTGGAGATGAGGAGGGTGACGAAGATGGGCCCGGGTTTCAACACCCCCCCCTTGAGGAGGGGATACAGGCCCAGAAGCGTGGCGGTGGCGTTGCACCCGGCCCCCGCCATCCAGTCCGCTTCCTTCAGCCTCTCCCGGTAAAGCTCGGGCAGGGCGTAGGCGAAGCGGCCGAGAAGCTCCGGCCTGGGGTGCTCCCCATAGTACCTGCGGTAGAGGTCCAGGTCCTTAAGGCGGAAGTCCGCGGAAAGGTCTATGAGGATGGGGGCCAGATCCGCATAGCGCTCAAACTCCTGGGCAAAGACCCCGTGGGGCAGGGAGAGAACCAGGATGTCCGCGGGCTCCAGCCTCTCCGGGGGGATGAACTTCAGGTTGGTTCTCCCCCTCAGGTTGGGGTGGACGAAGGCCACGGGCTCGCCGGCAAAGCGCCTCGAGGTCACCTGCTTCACCTCGAGGTGAGGGTGGGAAA from Thermus neutrinimicus carries:
- the argC gene encoding N-acetyl-gamma-glutamyl-phosphate reductase, translated to MNAGKRTLSIVGASGYAGGEFLRLALSHPHLEVKQVTSRRFAGEPVAFVHPNLRGRTNLKFIPPERLEPADILVLSLPHGVFAQEFERYADLAPILIDLSADFRLKDLDLYRRYYGEHPRPELLGRFAYALPELYRERLKEADWMAGAGCNATATLLGLYPLLKGGVLKPGPIFVTLLISTSAAGAEPSPASHHPERAGSIRVYKPTGHRHTAEVVENLPGKPEVHLTAIATDRVRGILMTAQAFLQDGWSERDVWQAYREAYGGEPFVRIVKQKKGIHRYPDPRFVQGTNYADIGFELEEDTGRLVVMTAIDNLVKGTAGHALQALNIRMGWPETLGLDFPGLHP